In Raphanus sativus cultivar WK10039 chromosome 5, ASM80110v3, whole genome shotgun sequence, the following proteins share a genomic window:
- the LOC108860957 gene encoding uncharacterized protein LOC108860957 isoform X1, which yields MEKVCCMCGDVGFQDKLFRCGHCHNRFQHFYCSNYYSEFAEPTEICDWCQSGDKKLSSVAKHGTSKNKKASSSVNNESGVTNRSEYSSGGGTKQDNNHHDQVPKSVAGPVGGRVPSPRTATQRFHRGRRRRVQPTVDR from the exons ATGGAGAAAGTGTGCTGCATGTGCGGCGACGTCGGCTTTCAGGACAAGCTATTCCGCTGCGGGCACTGCCACAACCGCTTTCAACACTT ttatTGTAGTAATTACTACAGTGAGTTTGCGGAGCCGACTGAGATTTGCGACTGGTGCCAGAGCGGCGACAAAAAGCTGAGCAGTGTTGCTAAACATGGCACATCGAAAAACAAAAAGGCTTCTTCCTCCGTAAATAACGAGAGCGGGGTCACAAACCGATCGGAGTATTCTTCCGGTGGCGGGACCAAGCAAGACAATAACCATCACGATCAAGTGCCCAAGAGCGTTGCCGGACCTGTAGGAGGCCGAGTGCCGTCGCCGAGGACGGCCACCCAAAG GTTCCATCGGGGGAGGAGGAGGCGGGTTCAGCCTACTGTTGATCGGTGA
- the LOC108860957 gene encoding uncharacterized protein LOC108860957 isoform X2 has product MEKVCCMCGDVGFQDKLFRCGHCHNRFQHFYCSNYYSEFAEPTEICDWCQSGDKKLSSVAKHGTSKNKKASSSVNNESGVTNRSEYSSGGGTKQDNNHHDQVPKSVAGPVGGRVPSPRTATQRYKLLKDVRC; this is encoded by the exons ATGGAGAAAGTGTGCTGCATGTGCGGCGACGTCGGCTTTCAGGACAAGCTATTCCGCTGCGGGCACTGCCACAACCGCTTTCAACACTT ttatTGTAGTAATTACTACAGTGAGTTTGCGGAGCCGACTGAGATTTGCGACTGGTGCCAGAGCGGCGACAAAAAGCTGAGCAGTGTTGCTAAACATGGCACATCGAAAAACAAAAAGGCTTCTTCCTCCGTAAATAACGAGAGCGGGGTCACAAACCGATCGGAGTATTCTTCCGGTGGCGGGACCAAGCAAGACAATAACCATCACGATCAAGTGCCCAAGAGCGTTGCCGGACCTGTAGGAGGCCGAGTGCCGTCGCCGAGGACGGCCACCCAAAGGTACAAGCTTCTCAAGGATGTCAGGTGTTAG
- the LOC108860957 gene encoding uncharacterized protein LOC108860957 isoform X4, translating into MEKVCCMCGDVGFQDKLFRCGHCHNRFQHFEFAEPTEICDWCQSGDKKLSSVAKHGTSKNKKASSSVNNESGVTNRSEYSSGGGTKQDNNHHDQVPKSVAGPVGGRVPSPRTATQRFHRGRRRRVQPTVDR; encoded by the exons ATGGAGAAAGTGTGCTGCATGTGCGGCGACGTCGGCTTTCAGGACAAGCTATTCCGCTGCGGGCACTGCCACAACCGCTTTCAACACTT TGAGTTTGCGGAGCCGACTGAGATTTGCGACTGGTGCCAGAGCGGCGACAAAAAGCTGAGCAGTGTTGCTAAACATGGCACATCGAAAAACAAAAAGGCTTCTTCCTCCGTAAATAACGAGAGCGGGGTCACAAACCGATCGGAGTATTCTTCCGGTGGCGGGACCAAGCAAGACAATAACCATCACGATCAAGTGCCCAAGAGCGTTGCCGGACCTGTAGGAGGCCGAGTGCCGTCGCCGAGGACGGCCACCCAAAG GTTCCATCGGGGGAGGAGGAGGCGGGTTCAGCCTACTGTTGATCGGTGA
- the LOC108860957 gene encoding uncharacterized protein LOC108860957 isoform X3, which yields MEKVCCMCGDVGFQDKLFRCGHCHNRFQHFYCSNYYSEFAEPTEICDWCQSGDKKLSSVAKHGTSKNKKASSSVNNESGVTNRSEYSSGGGTKQDNNHHDQVPKSVAGPVGGRVPSPRTATQRQYSGMIEF from the exons ATGGAGAAAGTGTGCTGCATGTGCGGCGACGTCGGCTTTCAGGACAAGCTATTCCGCTGCGGGCACTGCCACAACCGCTTTCAACACTT ttatTGTAGTAATTACTACAGTGAGTTTGCGGAGCCGACTGAGATTTGCGACTGGTGCCAGAGCGGCGACAAAAAGCTGAGCAGTGTTGCTAAACATGGCACATCGAAAAACAAAAAGGCTTCTTCCTCCGTAAATAACGAGAGCGGGGTCACAAACCGATCGGAGTATTCTTCCGGTGGCGGGACCAAGCAAGACAATAACCATCACGATCAAGTGCCCAAGAGCGTTGCCGGACCTGTAGGAGGCCGAGTGCCGTCGCCGAGGACGGCCACCCAAAG ACAATATTCTGGGATGATAGAGTTTTAA